One genomic region from Hyalangium ruber encodes:
- a CDS encoding DNA gyrase/topoisomerase IV subunit B has product MAKKDTYTGADIQVLEGLEPVRKRPAMYIGGTDSVGYHHLLWEILDNSVDEVINGHATTVEVTLHKDGRTVTVVDNGRGIPVDMMPKYKKPAVEVILTTLHSGGKFEQGNYIHSGGLHGVGSSVVNALGRKLVVEIKRDHKKYVQTYARGKATSPLKVEGPARGTGTSITFEPDPEIFGEKQKFDAELIRERLEAKSYLHKGMTVVWKDDTAHPHVHVTYKHDGGIAEYLTKWVAERAKPVVPPASTGFYHSRDNGVRLEAALVWTEATDETIRSYVNGIPTAQGGTHEAGLRGAVVKAVRNYIETHDLTPKGVTLTAEDIREGMTAILSVYVVEPQFQGQTKGRLNNPEVTAQVDGVLRPALEKWLNDNKSIAEAVVARIILAARAREASRAASQAVSRKTAVSHRLNLPGKLADCSSTEPSTSELFIVEGDSAGGSAKQGRDRRTQAILPLRGKVLNAEQASTDKVAGNKELQDIVSALGCGIGSDFDISKLRYGRIFLLMDADSDGHHIATLLLTFFYRHLRPLIESGAVHIAQPPLYKVEIGKETYWALDEADRDRIIREKTKGNAKPNIMRFKGLGEMTADELKSTTLDPKNRLSLQVTIDNPLETDRVINDLLGKDVSARFKFIMERAGEVQELDV; this is encoded by the coding sequence ATGGCGAAGAAGGACACGTACACAGGTGCGGATATCCAGGTCCTCGAGGGCCTGGAGCCGGTGCGCAAGCGCCCGGCCATGTACATCGGGGGCACCGACAGCGTGGGCTACCACCACCTGCTCTGGGAGATCCTCGACAACTCGGTGGACGAGGTCATCAACGGCCACGCCACCACCGTGGAAGTCACGCTCCACAAGGATGGGCGCACCGTCACCGTCGTGGACAACGGGCGCGGCATCCCCGTGGACATGATGCCCAAGTACAAGAAGCCCGCGGTGGAGGTCATCCTCACCACGCTGCACTCGGGCGGCAAGTTCGAGCAGGGCAACTACATCCACTCGGGCGGTCTGCACGGCGTGGGCAGCTCGGTGGTCAACGCCCTGGGCCGCAAGCTGGTGGTGGAGATCAAGCGCGACCACAAGAAGTACGTGCAGACGTACGCGCGCGGCAAGGCCACCAGCCCGCTCAAGGTGGAGGGCCCGGCGCGTGGCACCGGCACCTCCATCACCTTCGAGCCCGACCCGGAGATCTTCGGGGAGAAGCAGAAGTTCGATGCGGAGCTGATCCGCGAGCGCCTGGAGGCCAAGAGCTACCTGCACAAGGGCATGACGGTCGTCTGGAAGGACGACACGGCCCACCCGCACGTCCACGTCACCTACAAGCACGACGGCGGCATCGCCGAGTACCTCACCAAGTGGGTGGCCGAGCGCGCCAAGCCCGTGGTGCCGCCGGCGAGCACCGGCTTCTACCACTCGCGTGACAACGGGGTGCGCCTGGAGGCCGCCCTGGTGTGGACGGAGGCCACGGACGAGACCATCCGCTCCTACGTCAACGGCATCCCCACCGCGCAGGGCGGCACGCACGAGGCGGGCCTGCGCGGCGCGGTGGTCAAGGCGGTGCGCAACTACATCGAGACGCACGACCTGACGCCCAAGGGAGTCACCCTCACCGCGGAGGACATCCGCGAGGGCATGACGGCCATCCTCTCCGTCTACGTGGTGGAGCCGCAGTTCCAGGGCCAGACCAAGGGCCGCCTCAACAACCCCGAGGTGACGGCCCAGGTGGACGGCGTGCTGCGCCCCGCGCTGGAGAAGTGGCTCAACGACAACAAGAGCATCGCCGAGGCGGTGGTGGCCCGCATCATCCTCGCCGCCCGCGCGCGCGAGGCCAGCCGCGCCGCCTCCCAGGCGGTGAGCCGCAAGACGGCGGTCAGCCACCGGCTCAACCTGCCCGGCAAGCTGGCCGACTGCTCCTCCACCGAGCCGAGCACCAGCGAGCTGTTCATCGTCGAAGGTGACTCCGCAGGTGGCTCCGCCAAGCAGGGCCGCGACCGGCGCACCCAGGCCATCCTCCCGCTGCGCGGCAAGGTGCTCAACGCCGAGCAGGCCTCCACCGACAAGGTGGCCGGCAACAAGGAGCTCCAGGACATCGTCAGCGCGCTGGGCTGCGGCATCGGCAGCGACTTCGACATCTCCAAGCTGCGCTACGGCCGCATCTTCCTGCTGATGGACGCCGACAGCGACGGCCACCACATCGCCACCCTGCTGCTCACCTTCTTCTACCGGCACCTGCGCCCGCTCATCGAGAGCGGCGCCGTCCACATCGCCCAGCCGCCCCTCTACAAGGTGGAGATCGGCAAGGAGACGTACTGGGCGCTGGATGAGGCGGACCGCGACCGCATCATCCGGGAGAAGACCAAGGGCAACGCCAAGCCCAACATCATGCGATTCAAGGGGCTGGGTGAGATGACCGCCGACGAGCTGAAGAGCACCACGCTCGACCCCAAGAACCGTCTCAGCCTCCAGGTGACCATCGACAACCCCCTGGAGACGGACCGGGTCATCAATGACCTGCTGGGCAAGGACGTGAGCGCTCGCTTCAAGTTCATCATGGAGCGCGCCGGCGAGGTCCAGGAGCTGGACGTCTGA
- a CDS encoding PEGA domain-containing protein translates to MYTTRLFLVLALALSVSAEAQTSRRSKKSKSKKPAITKPVPMTQEPDAEPAPSDPGEDPAPTSQIAPEPTATKPAEPAPPPAKPAANSTVVLAVARTANAQPSAARIQAELHDLLGQKPDVQVIDLASAFPPPEPASLKEADALYEQGKEQYDNLDPEAAAGKFLAAADAYEKYPGELKPERLGNTFIFLGASQLLNGDKEAAKRSFVRALAANPGAQPETAMFGADVQTAFTDAQQEFNAQGKGTLTIDSQPSGARVTVRGEDLGVTPLKNVEVHAGRHPVVISLPGYVPYASYPQVAPGKSADLKPQLEPLPAMAAVIDAAAKATTERAFDSDRMPPEASLIAEKVGARYVVLAAVTQKKTNPAEAELQVWDVQTKNRMRGVEIELQSKDPEVGTVAAANRVYSFMTGAMLPGSESASSSSSTVQVMKKPWFWAAVVGGAAVVTGGIIYATQDRGGRPNGPVSGFPGWGF, encoded by the coding sequence GTGTACACCACACGCCTTTTCCTCGTCCTCGCGCTCGCCCTGAGCGTCTCCGCCGAAGCCCAGACTTCTCGCCGTTCGAAGAAGTCGAAGTCGAAGAAGCCGGCTATCACCAAGCCTGTGCCGATGACGCAGGAGCCGGACGCGGAGCCCGCGCCCTCGGATCCTGGCGAAGATCCCGCGCCGACCTCGCAGATCGCGCCCGAGCCCACCGCCACCAAACCGGCGGAGCCCGCGCCGCCCCCGGCCAAGCCCGCCGCCAACAGCACCGTGGTGCTCGCCGTGGCCCGCACCGCCAACGCGCAGCCGTCCGCCGCGCGCATCCAGGCGGAGCTGCATGACTTGCTGGGCCAGAAACCGGACGTGCAGGTCATCGACCTGGCCTCCGCCTTCCCTCCCCCCGAGCCCGCCTCCCTGAAGGAGGCCGACGCGCTCTACGAGCAGGGCAAGGAGCAGTACGACAACCTGGATCCCGAGGCCGCGGCCGGGAAGTTCCTCGCGGCGGCGGACGCCTATGAGAAGTACCCGGGCGAGCTGAAGCCGGAGCGGCTGGGCAACACCTTCATCTTCCTGGGCGCCTCGCAGCTGCTCAACGGGGACAAGGAGGCCGCCAAGCGCTCCTTCGTGCGCGCGCTGGCCGCCAACCCCGGCGCCCAGCCCGAGACGGCGATGTTCGGCGCGGACGTGCAGACGGCCTTCACCGACGCGCAGCAGGAGTTCAACGCGCAGGGCAAGGGCACGCTCACCATCGACTCGCAGCCCTCGGGCGCGCGCGTCACCGTGCGCGGTGAGGACCTGGGCGTCACGCCCCTGAAGAACGTGGAGGTCCACGCCGGCCGTCACCCGGTGGTCATCTCCCTGCCGGGCTACGTGCCCTATGCCTCCTACCCGCAGGTGGCGCCGGGCAAGAGCGCGGACCTGAAGCCCCAGCTCGAGCCGCTGCCGGCCATGGCCGCCGTGATCGACGCGGCCGCCAAGGCCACCACCGAGCGCGCCTTCGACTCCGACCGCATGCCGCCCGAGGCCAGCCTGATCGCCGAGAAGGTAGGCGCGCGCTACGTGGTGCTCGCCGCCGTCACCCAGAAGAAGACCAACCCGGCCGAGGCCGAGCTGCAGGTGTGGGACGTGCAGACGAAGAACCGCATGCGCGGCGTGGAGATCGAGCTCCAGTCGAAGGATCCCGAGGTCGGCACCGTGGCCGCCGCCAACCGCGTCTACAGCTTCATGACCGGCGCGATGCTGCCGGGCTCGGAGTCTGCCTCCTCCTCCTCGAGCACGGTCCAGGTCATGAAGAAGCCCTGGTTCTGGGCGGCGGTGGTCGGCGGCGCGGCGGTGGTGACTGGCGGCATCATCTACGCCACCCAGGACCGTGGCGGGCGTCCCAACGGCCCCGTCTCCGGTTTCCCTGGGTGGGGCTTCTAG
- the sppA gene encoding signal peptide peptidase SppA has protein sequence MRLQALLLLLPSLALAQTPAILRPAVSSRGVTLPPEATAIVDEATALSLNPGGLRYVGSPQLFYVHERNRALDQVGNGLFAGATLLGTVGLGFGVEWIRNQTALDYRRSSLGFALGTDTLALGATYHAFSSEDAEFEKLYSWDIGLSARPWREFSYSVVARDINAPTRGPHTLPRTFDVGIGVRPFGERYTLGVDYLFRSGDLDRGRLAYALKAELVPGVGLSAGLSHGLRGGEEVAFQLAATLDTSGFGVTYAGGRTESSWDHVLGVRLSSERYRSLRLSSGVVTMVDLNDRLAGGVSPPLALFGVTGADPYLKLMRFLDLATKDPELRGVVLKIEGMGGVDWGQAEELRQAVLRLKGNGKKVMAVLLSCDDKCYFVASAADQIHALPESSLLINGLTAGVMSLGGTMQKLGVTWDVARVGEYKTAPEQLTRTEMSEAERETVNAYLDTQVAWYEESVTNGRKLPPGRLREAWAVGLIPSRRAVALGLVDSVIQKQEELEQKVRDLAPGATYNASYSPRSERETRWGIRRRIAIIPVLGAIAGGKSREDPLGASRIAGAETVVLALTRAQEDPSVVAILLRVDSGGGDVLASDLMYRAVLEAKRHKPVVASMGDVAASGGYYVAMGADEVLANPTTITGSIGVFYLKPALKGLLGDKLGVNQENLPRAPLADLMDYWRPWTPEEQTAVQSWVNQTYDDFITYVAEARKMEKEKVDAIARGRVWSGKDAQARGLVDRLGGFAEAVEAARTRARVDAAEELDLEVYGEPKGLLSSLGGEPNVLTRLLPQPQPALPPGMQTLLRQAGLTAEGLEPGMKAQLPFSLRIH, from the coding sequence ATGCGCCTCCAGGCCCTGCTGCTGCTCCTGCCCTCCCTCGCCCTCGCGCAGACTCCGGCCATCCTCCGCCCGGCCGTGAGCTCGCGAGGGGTGACGCTGCCCCCCGAAGCCACCGCCATCGTGGATGAGGCCACCGCCCTCTCCTTGAACCCGGGTGGCCTGCGCTACGTCGGCTCCCCCCAGCTCTTCTACGTGCATGAGCGCAACCGCGCGCTGGATCAGGTCGGCAACGGCCTGTTCGCCGGCGCCACGTTGCTGGGCACCGTGGGCCTGGGCTTCGGCGTGGAGTGGATCCGCAACCAGACGGCGCTGGACTACCGCCGCAGCTCCCTGGGCTTCGCGCTGGGCACGGACACGCTGGCGCTCGGCGCCACCTACCACGCCTTCTCCTCCGAGGATGCGGAGTTCGAGAAGCTCTACAGCTGGGACATCGGCCTGTCGGCGCGGCCCTGGCGCGAGTTCTCCTACAGCGTGGTGGCCCGCGACATCAACGCACCCACGCGGGGCCCGCACACCCTGCCGCGCACCTTCGACGTGGGCATCGGCGTGCGCCCCTTCGGAGAGCGGTACACGCTGGGGGTGGACTACCTCTTCCGCTCCGGAGACCTGGACCGGGGGCGCCTGGCCTACGCGCTGAAGGCGGAGCTGGTGCCGGGCGTGGGGCTGAGCGCGGGCCTGTCACACGGCCTGCGCGGCGGCGAGGAGGTGGCCTTCCAGCTCGCCGCCACGCTGGACACCTCTGGCTTCGGCGTCACCTACGCGGGCGGCCGGACGGAGTCGAGCTGGGACCACGTGCTGGGCGTGCGCCTGTCGAGCGAGCGCTACCGCAGCCTGCGCCTGTCCTCGGGCGTGGTGACGATGGTGGACCTCAATGATCGGCTCGCGGGTGGCGTCAGCCCTCCGCTGGCGCTATTCGGGGTGACGGGGGCCGACCCGTACCTGAAGCTGATGCGCTTCCTGGACCTGGCCACCAAGGATCCGGAGCTGCGCGGCGTGGTGCTGAAGATCGAGGGCATGGGCGGGGTGGACTGGGGCCAGGCCGAGGAGCTGCGGCAGGCCGTGCTGCGCCTGAAGGGGAACGGCAAGAAGGTGATGGCGGTGCTGCTCTCGTGCGACGACAAGTGCTACTTCGTCGCCTCCGCCGCCGATCAGATCCACGCGCTGCCGGAGTCCTCGCTGCTCATCAACGGCCTGACGGCGGGCGTCATGAGCCTGGGCGGGACGATGCAGAAGCTGGGCGTCACCTGGGACGTGGCGCGGGTGGGCGAGTACAAGACCGCGCCCGAGCAGCTCACCCGCACGGAGATGAGCGAGGCGGAGCGGGAGACGGTGAACGCGTACCTCGACACGCAGGTGGCCTGGTACGAGGAGTCGGTGACGAACGGACGCAAGCTGCCCCCCGGGCGCCTGCGCGAAGCGTGGGCCGTGGGCCTCATCCCCTCCCGGCGCGCGGTGGCGTTGGGGCTGGTGGACAGCGTCATCCAGAAGCAGGAGGAGCTGGAGCAGAAGGTGCGCGACCTCGCCCCCGGCGCCACCTACAACGCCAGCTACTCGCCGCGCAGCGAGCGGGAGACGCGCTGGGGCATCCGCCGGCGCATCGCCATCATCCCCGTGCTGGGCGCCATCGCCGGAGGCAAGAGCCGAGAGGATCCGCTCGGCGCCTCGCGCATCGCCGGGGCCGAGACGGTGGTGCTCGCGCTGACGCGGGCCCAGGAAGACCCCTCCGTGGTGGCCATCCTGCTGCGGGTGGACTCGGGCGGCGGGGACGTGCTCGCCTCGGACCTCATGTACCGGGCGGTGCTGGAGGCCAAGCGGCACAAGCCCGTCGTCGCCTCCATGGGCGATGTGGCGGCCTCGGGCGGCTACTACGTGGCCATGGGCGCGGATGAGGTTCTGGCCAACCCCACCACCATCACCGGCAGCATCGGCGTCTTCTACCTGAAGCCCGCGCTCAAGGGCCTGCTGGGGGACAAGCTGGGGGTGAACCAGGAGAACCTCCCGCGCGCCCCGCTGGCGGACCTGATGGACTACTGGCGCCCCTGGACGCCCGAGGAGCAGACCGCGGTGCAGTCGTGGGTGAACCAGACCTACGACGACTTCATCACCTACGTGGCCGAGGCCCGGAAGATGGAGAAGGAGAAGGTGGACGCCATCGCGCGCGGGCGGGTGTGGTCCGGCAAGGACGCCCAGGCCCGTGGGCTGGTGGACCGACTGGGTGGCTTCGCCGAGGCCGTCGAGGCGGCGCGCACCCGCGCCCGGGTGGACGCGGCCGAGGAGCTGGACCTGGAGGTGTACGGCGAGCCCAAGGGCCTGCTGTCCTCCCTGGGCGGTGAGCCGAACGTGCTGACGCGGCTGCTGCCCCAGCCCCAGCCTGCCCTGCCCCCAGGCATGCAGACGCTCCTGCGGCAGGCAGGGCTCACCGCCGAGGGGCTGGAGCCGGGCATGAAGGCCCAGCTGCCCTTCTCCCTGCGCATCCACTGA
- a CDS encoding PEGA domain-containing protein, protein MKALVLALLPAVALAAPPPTPRRVSALLIPMDQGAESNSVKFETYMNEALEQFSGFTVRKPEELFGMPADDEAEASLKRGSKGLEESLAAYEAREYEDAERKLRATLKELHQAIGAMRSCADLCEATALYAAVLHQRGDIEEAKLNLIDLMALNPTFELNPKRYNKDFISLRAQVATSRSAALRGSAVVKSRPAGARVYVDGEFQGYTPVTVSTMQVGNHMLRLDRPGFRQHGQLLEVTPDDVEVNAELTPTNNYKKYDSQLDKVATEIIKTTPSQAAVAMGKSLSIDRGLVGTVKDLGPNGTEVVVGFFDLRNGKKIASRRVVLQGDEYGQEKAEMVRLVNYLVNNGMGGGEQKVKSSDPLDNRHGMEDWNGEDQGGRRRVTEKRKKDGDPLDTVNGTEEW, encoded by the coding sequence ATGAAAGCCCTGGTGCTCGCCCTCCTCCCCGCAGTTGCCCTGGCCGCGCCGCCGCCCACGCCGCGGCGCGTCAGCGCGCTGCTCATCCCCATGGACCAAGGGGCTGAGTCCAACAGCGTGAAGTTCGAGACGTACATGAACGAGGCGCTCGAGCAGTTCTCGGGCTTCACCGTTCGCAAGCCCGAAGAGCTGTTCGGCATGCCGGCGGATGACGAGGCCGAGGCCTCGCTCAAGCGAGGCAGCAAGGGCCTGGAGGAGAGCCTGGCCGCCTACGAGGCGCGCGAGTACGAGGACGCGGAGCGCAAGCTGCGCGCCACCCTCAAGGAGCTGCACCAGGCCATCGGCGCGATGCGCTCCTGCGCGGACCTCTGCGAGGCCACGGCCCTGTACGCCGCCGTGCTGCACCAGCGGGGCGACATCGAGGAGGCCAAGCTCAACCTCATCGATCTGATGGCGCTCAACCCCACCTTTGAGCTGAACCCCAAGCGCTACAACAAGGACTTCATCTCCCTGCGCGCCCAGGTGGCCACCAGCCGCAGCGCGGCGCTGCGCGGCAGCGCCGTCGTGAAGTCGCGGCCCGCGGGCGCGCGCGTCTACGTGGATGGCGAGTTCCAGGGCTACACGCCGGTGACGGTGAGCACGATGCAGGTGGGCAACCACATGCTGCGTCTGGATCGCCCCGGCTTCCGCCAGCACGGGCAGCTCCTGGAGGTGACGCCGGACGATGTGGAGGTCAACGCCGAGCTGACCCCCACCAACAACTATAAGAAGTACGACTCGCAGCTGGACAAGGTGGCCACCGAGATCATCAAGACGACGCCGAGCCAGGCGGCCGTGGCGATGGGCAAGTCGCTGTCGATCGATCGCGGCCTGGTGGGCACGGTGAAGGACCTGGGCCCCAACGGCACCGAGGTCGTCGTGGGCTTCTTCGACCTGCGCAACGGCAAGAAGATCGCGAGCCGGCGCGTGGTGCTGCAGGGCGACGAGTACGGCCAGGAGAAGGCGGAGATGGTTCGCCTGGTGAACTACCTGGTCAACAACGGCATGGGCGGCGGGGAGCAAAAGGTGAAGAGCTCGGACCCGCTGGACAACCGCCACGGCATGGAAGACTGGAACGGCGAGGACCAGGGTGGCCGCCGGCGCGTGACGGAGAAGCGCAAGAAGGACGGCGATCCGCTGGATACAGTGAACGGTACCGAAGAGTGGTAG
- the rho gene encoding transcription termination factor Rho: MSENTDNNDPREPLPPAAAARPESPGMDDDGGDEGDDEGPDEGGDAAAGPGQPGAAGQAGPGGGRRRRRRRRRRGAQVHFTPEGQAYRMQPGPDGQMVQVFLTPQELQQYQQRMAQQAQQQQGQPQQGQQHPQHPGGQPQGQRQEHRGGHQGHAAPQQNLAPVEGVLDTEAKGPNAFLRQLKKNLLPSPDDAELPKNLVQKLRLRQGQYVTAFAQMRGTKGLVQKVDTVDGRPLESNPRLPHFADLTSVDPLERIKLEHGHREMVTRVLDLISPIGKGQRALIVAPPKTGKTIMLQKIAQAVITNHPEMHVMVLLIDERPEEVTDMRRSIKAEVLASSSDRPTGDHLKVAELALERARRLVESGKDVLILLDSITRLARAYNKEVDSSGRTLTGGVDSRALERPKRIFGAARATEEAGTLTIIGTALIDTGSRMDEVIFEEFKGTGNSEVTLDRLLAEKRIFPAINIAQSGTRKEEKLFTQKEYEKVKKLRQMLFSVKPVEAMEALGKRLTRYTYNDEFLEEL, translated from the coding sequence ATGAGCGAGAACACCGACAACAACGATCCCCGTGAACCCCTCCCGCCCGCCGCGGCCGCTCGGCCCGAGTCTCCTGGAATGGACGACGACGGCGGGGACGAAGGCGACGACGAGGGTCCCGATGAGGGCGGAGATGCCGCCGCCGGCCCAGGGCAACCGGGCGCCGCTGGACAGGCAGGCCCGGGGGGAGGCCGCCGCCGCCGCCGCCGTCGCCGTCGCCGTGGCGCCCAGGTCCACTTCACCCCGGAAGGCCAGGCCTACCGGATGCAGCCGGGCCCGGACGGGCAGATGGTGCAGGTGTTCCTCACGCCGCAGGAGCTCCAGCAGTACCAGCAGCGCATGGCCCAGCAGGCCCAGCAGCAGCAGGGCCAGCCCCAGCAGGGCCAGCAGCACCCGCAGCACCCGGGCGGCCAGCCTCAGGGCCAGCGCCAGGAGCACCGCGGGGGCCACCAGGGCCACGCCGCGCCTCAGCAGAACCTGGCGCCCGTGGAGGGCGTGCTGGACACCGAGGCCAAGGGCCCCAACGCGTTCCTGCGCCAGCTGAAGAAGAACCTGCTGCCCTCGCCGGATGACGCGGAGCTGCCCAAGAATCTGGTGCAGAAGCTGCGGCTGCGCCAGGGCCAGTACGTCACCGCGTTCGCGCAGATGCGGGGCACCAAGGGCCTGGTGCAGAAGGTGGACACGGTGGACGGCCGCCCGCTGGAGAGCAACCCGCGGCTGCCGCACTTCGCGGACCTCACCTCGGTGGATCCGCTCGAGCGCATCAAGCTGGAGCACGGCCACCGCGAGATGGTGACCCGGGTGCTGGATCTGATCTCCCCCATCGGCAAGGGTCAGCGCGCGCTGATCGTCGCCCCGCCGAAGACGGGCAAGACGATCATGCTCCAGAAGATCGCCCAGGCGGTCATCACCAACCACCCCGAGATGCACGTGATGGTGCTGCTCATCGACGAGCGCCCCGAGGAAGTCACGGACATGCGCCGCAGCATCAAGGCCGAGGTGCTGGCCTCGAGCTCGGATCGGCCCACGGGTGACCACCTCAAGGTGGCGGAGCTGGCGCTGGAGCGGGCCCGGCGACTGGTGGAGAGCGGCAAGGACGTGCTCATCCTCCTGGACTCGATCACCCGCCTGGCGCGCGCCTACAACAAGGAAGTGGACAGCTCGGGCCGTACGCTCACGGGCGGCGTGGACAGCCGCGCGCTGGAGCGCCCCAAGCGCATCTTCGGCGCCGCGCGCGCCACCGAGGAGGCCGGCACGCTGACCATCATCGGCACGGCGCTCATCGACACCGGCAGCCGCATGGACGAAGTGATTTTCGAGGAGTTCAAGGGCACCGGTAACTCCGAGGTGACGCTGGACCGACTGCTGGCCGAGAAGCGCATCTTCCCCGCCATCAACATCGCCCAGTCCGGCACGCGCAAGGAGGAGAAGCTCTTCACCCAGAAGGAGTACGAGAAGGTGAAGAAGCTGCGCCAGATGCTCTTCTCCGTGAAGCCCGTCGAGGCCATGGAGGCGCTCGGCAAGCGGCTCACGCGCTACACCTACAACGACGAGTTCCTCGAGGAGTTGTAG